A single Deltaproteobacteria bacterium DNA region contains:
- a CDS encoding arginine--tRNA ligase produces GPGFINFTFKSAFWQSVALDALALGANFGRVDIGQGRKVQVEYVSANPTGPLHIGHGRGAAVGDSLTRVLRFSGHEVQTEYYLNDAGRQMRLLGLAVWVRYQQACGLDIEFPEDCYRGEYIKDISNQLLSEHGRALLDLPEAEALDLCYERGMKDILDGIKQDLIDFRVEHQHWFSEKSLVDGGQVEATLNRLLAEGLAYEKDGALWFKSTDFGDDKDRVLKKSDGLLTYFASDIAYHDHKIGRGFDMMVDIWGADHHGYVPRMKAAIEAMGKDREALQVILVQLVNLIQGGEQIAMSTRAGKFETLADVCAEVGVDAARFIFLSRKSDSHLDFDLDVVKQQSMDNPVYYVQYAHARVCSLMRKAEEQDVSLPAPSMELMSLLTTPEDKALFKSLDAFADTVELAARTLSPHHVSYYLMELAGLLHRYYTVHHILSGEDQNLLRARLLLFGAVATVIKTGLDLLGVHAPERM; encoded by the coding sequence CGGCCCGGGCTTCATCAATTTCACGTTCAAATCCGCGTTCTGGCAATCCGTGGCCCTGGACGCCCTGGCCCTGGGCGCCAATTTCGGCCGCGTGGACATTGGTCAGGGGCGCAAGGTCCAGGTCGAATATGTCTCCGCCAACCCGACCGGCCCGCTACACATCGGCCATGGCCGGGGCGCGGCCGTGGGCGACAGCCTGACCCGGGTGCTGCGCTTCAGCGGCCACGAGGTGCAGACCGAATACTACCTGAACGACGCCGGCCGCCAGATGCGCCTCCTGGGCCTGGCCGTGTGGGTCCGCTATCAGCAGGCCTGCGGTCTCGACATCGAATTTCCGGAAGACTGCTACCGGGGCGAATACATCAAGGACATCTCCAACCAGCTGTTGTCCGAACACGGCCGCGCCCTGCTCGATCTGCCCGAGGCCGAGGCCCTGGACCTCTGTTACGAGCGAGGCATGAAGGACATCCTGGACGGCATCAAGCAAGACCTGATCGACTTTCGGGTCGAGCACCAGCACTGGTTCTCGGAAAAGAGCCTGGTCGATGGCGGTCAGGTCGAGGCCACCCTGAACCGGCTTCTGGCCGAGGGTCTGGCCTACGAAAAGGACGGCGCCCTGTGGTTCAAATCCACGGATTTTGGCGACGACAAGGACCGGGTGCTCAAAAAATCCGACGGTCTGCTGACCTATTTCGCCTCGGACATCGCCTACCACGATCACAAGATCGGACGCGGCTTCGACATGATGGTCGACATCTGGGGGGCGGACCACCACGGCTACGTGCCGCGCATGAAGGCGGCCATCGAGGCCATGGGCAAGGACCGCGAGGCATTGCAGGTCATTCTCGTGCAATTGGTCAATCTCATCCAGGGCGGCGAACAGATCGCCATGTCCACCAGGGCCGGCAAGTTCGAAACCCTGGCCGATGTCTGCGCCGAAGTCGGGGTGGACGCGGCCCGCTTCATCTTTCTGTCCCGCAAAAGCGACTCGCACCTGGATTTCGATCTGGACGTGGTCAAACAGCAGTCCATGGACAACCCGGTCTATTACGTGCAGTACGCCCACGCCCGCGTCTGCTCGCTGATGCGCAAGGCCGAGGAACAGGACGTCAGTCTGCCCGCGCCGTCCATGGAACTCATGTCCCTGCTGACCACGCCCGAGGACAAAGCCCTGTTCAAGAGCCTGGACGCCTTCGCCGATACCGTGGAACTGGCCGCGCGCACGCTTTCGCCCCACCACGTCAGCTATTATCTGATGGAACTAGCCGGACTGCTCCACCGCTACTATACCGTGCATCACATTCTGTCCGGCGAAGACCAAAACCTGCTCCGGGCCAGGCTGCTTCTGTTCGGGGCCGTGGCCACGGTCATCAAGACGGGTCTCGACCTGCTCGGCGTGCACGCGCCGGAACGCATGTAG
- a CDS encoding SPOR domain-containing protein, producing the protein MITRKPRTTKKENKKFIFQLGLSGFLSLAVLVVIGMAWSFILGVIVGRGYQPEIMALEAAQQILPEDFPLLTERNEEVLKAEELEFFDKLKQEPNQVATASAPAKAAPAPAPKAVPKAAKPAAPKPTDKASEKSAPTVPADLAAGKEEVFVFNYQIAALASMDQAQTFLKQIAPGGFKTSVVTATHEGKTWYRIYVHHQGTVDSAKTLKDKLKASGINSILLRSRTPL; encoded by the coding sequence ATGATCACGCGCAAGCCACGCACCACCAAAAAAGAAAACAAAAAATTCATTTTCCAGCTTGGTCTCTCGGGATTTTTGTCCCTGGCCGTGCTGGTCGTCATCGGCATGGCCTGGTCCTTTATTCTTGGGGTCATTGTCGGACGCGGCTATCAGCCCGAGATAATGGCCCTGGAAGCGGCGCAACAAATCCTGCCCGAAGACTTCCCCCTCTTGACCGAACGCAACGAGGAAGTCCTCAAGGCCGAGGAACTGGAGTTTTTCGACAAGCTGAAGCAGGAGCCGAATCAGGTCGCGACGGCCTCGGCGCCGGCCAAGGCCGCACCCGCTCCGGCCCCGAAAGCCGTGCCCAAGGCGGCCAAGCCTGCCGCGCCCAAGCCCACGGACAAGGCCTCCGAAAAATCGGCGCCGACCGTGCCCGCCGATCTGGCCGCCGGCAAGGAAGAAGTGTTTGTTTTCAATTACCAGATCGCGGCCCTGGCTTCCATGGATCAGGCCCAGACATTCCTGAAACAGATCGCGCCCGGCGGATTCAAGACCTCGGTTGTCACGGCCACCCATGAAGGCAAGACGTGGTACCGCATTTACGTCCACCATCAGGGCACGGTCGACTCGGCCAAGACCTTGAAGGACAAACTCAAGGCGAGCGGCATCAACAGCATTCTGCTGCGCTCCCGCACTCCGCTCTAA